GAGTCTGACCCAGGCAACAGAAGCGGGGACGGTCTATTCCGTCACAGAGGTACAGGCGATCGCTCAGGTTGCCCATGCTCATCACCTGTCGCTGCACATGGATGGAGCCCGATTTGCCAATGCCGTTGTCCGGTTGGGATGCGCTCCAGCGGATATCACCTGGCGAGCCGGGGTGGATGTGCTTTCGTTTGGAGCCACCAAAAATGGAGCCATGGCAGCGGAAGCAGTGGTTTTCTTTAACTCGGCTCTCAGCGAAACCTTTGGTTATCGGCGCAAACGGGGCGGACACCTGTTCTCCAAGATGCGGTTCCTCTCAGCCCAACTGGAGGCTTACATTACCAATGATCTCTGGCTCAAAAACGCCACCCACGCCAATCAGATGGCGGCGAAGCTGTCTCACGGCTTATCCACGGTTCCCCAGGTGGAGTTGTGCTACCCCGTTGAGGCAAACGAGATCTTTGTCCGCTTTCCAGAGGCGATCGCCAACGGTCTACTCAGTCAGGGCTTCCGGTTCTATCATCAACCTACCCCCAATCACACGATTACGGCTCGACTGGTCACCGCCTTTAACACCCGCGAAGCTGACGTAACCGCCTTTGTCGAAGCGGCTCATCGCTATGCCACTCCGGTTGAAGCCCTCAGTTAAAAAATTCACAATTCTATAAACCACAGATCTAGTAGTGGACTAGACTTAAAACCATGATTAAATAGCCAAGTATAACCATATCTGGAGGTCTAGATAAGGCTATGGGGTTTTGGGAATTTCTCATCCAAAAAGAAGGCGATCGCTCCTGGCTGCCTCTAGAGTCTCCAGACGTCGAAATTCTGGAGGGACGGTATCGCGTTGTCGCCCGCTCCAATCGGGTCAACACCCCTGTTGAGATTCAAGTGACTCACATTGCGATCGCTGAAACTCCGCCCAAACGCCGCACCCAAAAGCGATCGAGTCAGACCAACCCAGATGGACTGGTGGTCGTGATTCCCTTTACCCGCCTGCAACCAGGCATCTGGGAACTCAGTTGTAGTGGAGATTTGATGGCAGATTTTGCCGGAGAGGGTTGGCAATACACGGTGAAGTTGCAGGTGTTGTCCCACGCCAGCGAGGCAACGGAGGAGTGGGAGCCCGACTGGCAAGCAGATGCCCCAGAGTCCCAATCGACTGTTCAGGCGGCTGTTCAGGCT
This Oscillatoria sp. FACHB-1407 DNA region includes the following protein-coding sequences:
- a CDS encoding threonine aldolase family protein, which translates into the protein MNFASDNVTGVSPEIMAALAAANEGSSMPYGADAISQRLNAQFSELFETEVVVFPVATGSAANALALSVMSPPYGAIYCHPEAHINVDECGAPELYTGGAKLVLLPGVNGKIDAATLESTVSQAGAGVVHSVQPAAVSLTQATEAGTVYSVTEVQAIAQVAHAHHLSLHMDGARFANAVVRLGCAPADITWRAGVDVLSFGATKNGAMAAEAVVFFNSALSETFGYRRKRGGHLFSKMRFLSAQLEAYITNDLWLKNATHANQMAAKLSHGLSTVPQVELCYPVEANEIFVRFPEAIANGLLSQGFRFYHQPTPNHTITARLVTAFNTREADVTAFVEAAHRYATPVEALS